The proteins below come from a single Microbacterium sp. SLBN-154 genomic window:
- a CDS encoding sodium-dependent transporter: MTQNAPAPSATARPREQWTGQVGFILSAIGSAVGLGNIWRFPGVAYENGGGAFLIPYLVALLTAGIPILFLDYALGHRFRGAAPTAFRRIGRSIGRFTESLGWFQVAIAFVIGLYYTAVIAWALSYFVFSFDLRWGDDPATFFQADYLQVGDPGLSLEFVPGVLIPLAVVWIAAILVLAAGVAKGLQRANVIFLPILIAAFLVLVVRALFLDGAADGLNALFTPNWAALGDPNVWIAAYSQIFFSLSIAFGIMITYASYRRRRSNLTSPGLVVAFANSSFEILAGIGVFATLGFFAFQQGIQVAELEGLTGVGLSFITFPAIVSQMPGGPLFGCLFFGSLTLAGFTSLISVLQVVSAAFQEKFRLTPRVAATAVGSVSAVLSILLFSTTTGLLALDVTDQYANNVGIVASAVLTTIVVIWVLRGGPELRYHLNAVSTFQVGRVWVVLVGVLAPIVLAYMLIQRIVVLIVEGYGGLPEWYLLVFGWGTIGFIVVAAIVMSALKWRDSPDDFRAWPSFPPEGQAETRKEHAK; this comes from the coding sequence GTGACTCAGAACGCCCCCGCCCCTTCGGCTACGGCCCGGCCCCGCGAGCAGTGGACCGGCCAGGTCGGCTTCATCCTCTCGGCCATCGGGTCGGCGGTCGGCCTCGGCAACATCTGGCGTTTCCCGGGGGTCGCCTACGAGAACGGCGGTGGGGCGTTCCTCATCCCCTATCTGGTCGCGCTCCTGACCGCGGGCATCCCGATCCTGTTCCTCGATTACGCCCTCGGGCACCGGTTCCGGGGTGCTGCCCCCACCGCCTTCCGGCGCATCGGCCGATCGATCGGGCGCTTCACCGAGTCGCTCGGATGGTTCCAGGTGGCGATCGCCTTCGTCATCGGCCTCTACTACACGGCCGTGATCGCCTGGGCGCTCAGCTACTTCGTCTTCTCCTTCGACCTGCGCTGGGGAGATGACCCGGCGACCTTCTTCCAGGCCGACTACCTGCAGGTCGGCGACCCCGGGTTGAGCCTGGAGTTCGTCCCGGGCGTGCTCATCCCCCTCGCAGTGGTGTGGATCGCGGCGATCCTCGTGCTCGCCGCGGGAGTAGCAAAGGGCCTGCAGCGGGCGAACGTCATCTTCCTCCCCATCCTCATCGCGGCCTTCCTGGTCCTCGTCGTCCGCGCCCTCTTCCTCGACGGCGCAGCCGACGGGCTGAACGCCCTCTTCACGCCGAACTGGGCGGCCCTGGGCGATCCGAATGTGTGGATCGCGGCGTACAGCCAGATCTTCTTCTCGCTGTCGATCGCGTTCGGCATCATGATCACCTATGCCTCCTACCGGCGTCGGCGGTCGAATCTGACCTCGCCCGGCCTGGTCGTGGCATTCGCGAACTCGTCTTTCGAGATCCTCGCCGGCATCGGCGTCTTCGCCACGCTGGGGTTCTTCGCCTTCCAGCAGGGCATCCAGGTCGCCGAGCTCGAGGGCCTGACCGGCGTGGGTCTGTCGTTCATCACCTTCCCCGCGATCGTGTCGCAGATGCCCGGCGGGCCGCTGTTCGGCTGCCTGTTCTTCGGCTCCCTCACCCTCGCCGGCTTCACGTCGCTGATCTCGGTCCTGCAGGTCGTCTCGGCGGCGTTCCAGGAGAAGTTCCGACTGACACCGCGGGTGGCGGCCACCGCCGTGGGTTCGGTCTCGGCGGTGCTGTCGATCCTGCTCTTCTCCACCACCACCGGCCTCCTGGCCCTCGACGTCACCGACCAGTACGCCAACAATGTGGGCATCGTCGCCTCGGCGGTGCTGACCACGATCGTGGTGATCTGGGTGCTGCGCGGCGGCCCCGAGCTCCGCTACCACCTCAATGCGGTGTCGACATTCCAGGTCGGGCGCGTGTGGGTGGTGCTCGTGGGAGTCCTCGCACCGATCGTGCTGGCCTACATGCTGATCCAGCGCATCGTCGTGCTGATCGTGGAGGGGTACGGCGGACTTCCCGAGTGGTACCTGCTGGTGTTCGGCTGGGGCACGATCGGTTTCATCGTGGTCGCTGCCATCGTGATGTCGGCGCTGAAGTGGCGCGACTCGCCGGATGACTTCCGCGCGTGGCCGTCGTTCCCGCCCGAAGGCCAGGCGGAGACCCGGAAGGAGCACGCGAAATGA
- the rpsA gene encoding 30S ribosomal protein S1, translated as MTTATTAPATKQVAINDIGSAEDFLAAVEKTLKFFNDGDLIEGTVVKIDRDEVLLDVGYKTEGVIPSRELSIKHDVDPNEVVNVGDHVEALVLQKEDKEGRLILSKKRAQYERAWGDVEKIKETDGVVTGQVIEVVKGGLIVDIGLRGFLPASLIELRRVRDLTPYLGQEIEAKILELDKNRNNVVLSRRALLEQTQSESRTTFLNNLHKGQVRKGTVSSIVNFGAFVDLGGVDGLVHVSELSWKHIEHASEVVEVGQEVTVEILEVDLDRERVSLSLKATQEDPWQVFARTHAIGQIAPGKVTKLVPFGAFVRVADGIEGLVHISELSGKHVELAEQVVSVGEEVFVKIIDIDLERRRISLSLKQANESVDPYGTEFDPALYGMVTEYDENGEYKYPEGFDPETNQWKEGFDEQREAWEQDYAAAQARWEAHKAAVVKALEAEANAPAVESTGSSSFSSDTSGGGTLADDEALAALREKLSGR; from the coding sequence ATGACTACCGCAACGACCGCCCCGGCCACCAAGCAGGTCGCGATCAACGACATCGGATCTGCCGAGGACTTCCTGGCCGCGGTCGAAAAGACCCTGAAGTTCTTCAACGACGGAGACCTCATCGAAGGCACCGTCGTGAAGATCGACCGCGACGAGGTCCTCCTCGACGTCGGCTACAAGACCGAGGGTGTCATCCCCTCGCGCGAGCTTTCGATCAAGCACGACGTCGACCCCAACGAGGTCGTCAACGTCGGCGACCACGTCGAGGCGCTCGTCCTCCAGAAGGAGGACAAGGAAGGGCGTCTGATCCTGTCCAAGAAGCGCGCGCAGTACGAGCGCGCCTGGGGCGACGTGGAGAAGATCAAGGAGACCGACGGCGTGGTCACCGGTCAGGTGATCGAGGTCGTCAAGGGCGGCCTCATCGTCGACATCGGCCTGCGCGGATTCCTCCCCGCCTCGCTCATCGAGCTGCGCCGCGTCCGCGACCTCACCCCGTACCTGGGTCAGGAGATCGAGGCGAAGATCCTCGAGCTCGACAAGAACCGCAACAACGTCGTGCTCTCGCGTCGCGCTCTGCTCGAGCAGACCCAGTCCGAGTCGCGCACCACGTTCCTCAACAACCTGCACAAGGGTCAGGTCCGCAAGGGGACGGTCTCGTCGATCGTCAACTTCGGTGCCTTCGTGGACCTCGGCGGCGTGGACGGCCTCGTGCACGTCTCCGAGCTGTCGTGGAAGCACATCGAGCACGCCTCCGAGGTCGTCGAGGTGGGCCAGGAGGTCACCGTCGAGATCCTCGAGGTCGACCTCGACCGCGAGCGCGTCTCCCTGTCGCTGAAGGCGACGCAGGAGGACCCGTGGCAGGTCTTCGCCCGCACCCACGCGATCGGCCAGATCGCGCCGGGCAAGGTCACCAAGCTCGTGCCGTTCGGGGCGTTCGTCCGCGTCGCGGACGGCATCGAGGGTCTCGTGCACATCTCCGAGCTCTCGGGCAAGCACGTCGAGCTCGCCGAGCAGGTCGTGTCGGTCGGCGAAGAGGTCTTCGTCAAGATCATCGACATCGACCTCGAGCGTCGCCGCATCTCGCTGTCGCTGAAGCAGGCCAACGAGTCGGTCGACCCCTACGGCACCGAGTTCGACCCGGCCCTCTACGGCATGGTCACCGAGTACGACGAGAACGGGGAGTACAAGTACCCCGAGGGCTTCGACCCGGAGACCAACCAGTGGAAGGAAGGCTTCGACGAGCAGCGCGAGGCCTGGGAGCAGGACTACGCCGCCGCGCAGGCGCGCTGGGAGGCCCACAAGGCCGCCGTCGTCAAGGCCCTCGAGGCCGAGGCCAACGCGCCGGCCGTCGAGTCGACGGGTTCGTCCTCGTTCTCGTCCGACACGTCGGGCGGCGGAACGCTGGCCGACGACGAGGCGCTTGCCGCGCTTCGTGAGAAGCTCTCTGGTCGCTGA
- a CDS encoding MFS transporter, translating into MSDATGHLPGSRAYRRLLVALFFAGIATFAQLYSPQAVLPLISADLDVSPPTASLAVSATTLGLAAAVIPWSIVADRFGRVPAMTVGICTATVLGLLAPLANDIGVFLGIRLAEGVALGAIPAIALAYLSEEVDARHTASAAGSYIAGTTVGGLSGRLVSGPVADLVEWRAGMWAVAILCAASAVVFLWLVPRARGFIAHRHRPERGLGQRLSALLRTPAQLAIDAQGFLLMGAFVAVFNYLGFHLAEPPFSLPGWLATLLFLSYLAGTVSSPWAGALAVRHGRLPVLLGGISAMLVGLGALLAPATVVVLLGLLVFTAGFFAAHAVASGWAPAAASADTRAQASSLYYLAYYGGSSLFGWCLGFVYAGSGWTAFIGALAAMCAAAAVTAAVALRTAGLAPR; encoded by the coding sequence ATGAGCGACGCGACCGGGCACCTGCCGGGGAGTCGCGCGTACCGGCGTCTCCTCGTCGCCCTGTTCTTCGCCGGGATCGCCACCTTCGCGCAGCTGTACTCGCCCCAGGCTGTGCTGCCGCTCATCTCCGCCGACCTCGACGTCTCACCGCCGACCGCCTCCCTCGCGGTGTCGGCGACGACGCTGGGTCTGGCCGCCGCCGTCATCCCGTGGTCCATCGTCGCCGACCGCTTCGGTCGCGTGCCGGCCATGACCGTCGGGATCTGCACGGCCACCGTCCTCGGTCTGCTGGCACCGCTGGCAAACGACATCGGCGTGTTCCTCGGCATCCGACTCGCCGAGGGGGTGGCGCTCGGCGCGATACCCGCCATCGCCCTGGCCTATCTCAGCGAGGAGGTCGACGCGCGCCACACGGCGTCCGCGGCAGGAAGCTACATCGCCGGCACGACCGTCGGCGGGCTGTCGGGGCGGCTGGTGTCCGGGCCGGTCGCCGACCTCGTCGAATGGCGGGCCGGAATGTGGGCGGTGGCGATCCTGTGCGCGGCTTCGGCCGTCGTCTTCCTCTGGCTCGTCCCGCGGGCGCGGGGTTTCATCGCCCACCGCCACCGGCCGGAGCGCGGGCTCGGCCAGCGGCTCTCCGCGCTCCTGCGAACGCCCGCCCAGCTCGCGATCGACGCGCAGGGATTCCTCCTCATGGGGGCGTTCGTCGCGGTGTTCAACTACCTCGGTTTTCACCTCGCGGAGCCCCCGTTCTCCCTGCCGGGCTGGCTGGCGACCCTGCTGTTCCTCTCCTACCTCGCCGGGACGGTCTCGTCCCCCTGGGCGGGTGCGCTCGCCGTGCGTCACGGCCGGCTCCCGGTGCTCCTCGGCGGCATCTCGGCGATGCTCGTGGGGTTGGGGGCGCTGCTGGCGCCCGCAACCGTGGTCGTCCTCCTCGGCCTCCTCGTCTTCACCGCGGGGTTCTTCGCGGCCCACGCCGTGGCATCGGGGTGGGCCCCCGCGGCCGCCTCGGCCGACACCCGGGCGCAAGCGTCCTCGCTGTACTATCTCGCCTACTACGGCGGGTCGAGCCTGTTCGGCTGGTGCCTCGGCTTCGTCTACGCCGGGTCCGGGTGGACGGCCTTCATCGGCGCACTCGCGGCGATGTGCGCCGCTGCGGCGGTCACCGCTGCGGTGGCGCTGCGCACCGCAGGTCTCGCGCCTCGATAA
- a CDS encoding N-acetylneuraminate synthase family protein translates to MTVTIGSRVIGGGHPAYVIGEIGLNHNGDVEIAKRLIDVAADAGVDAVKFQKRTPEISTPEHMRDIPRETPWGTMSYLDYRRRVEFDRDQYIEISDHAILRGLEWFASPWDVPSVAFLEDLGVGAHKVASACLTDRALLSALCDTGKPVILSTGMSTMAQISAAVDVLGTDDLVLLHATSTYPMEPEEANLRMIPALRDRFPGVPVGYSGHERGLQVSLAAVALGAVAVERHITLDRTMWGSDHAASLEPAGLQHLVRDIRIIEAALGDGVKRVYDSERGPLAKLRRVPT, encoded by the coding sequence ATGACCGTCACCATCGGCTCCCGCGTCATCGGAGGCGGCCACCCCGCCTACGTCATCGGCGAGATCGGACTGAACCATAACGGCGATGTCGAGATCGCCAAACGTCTCATCGACGTCGCCGCCGACGCGGGCGTCGACGCCGTGAAGTTCCAGAAGCGCACGCCCGAGATCTCGACCCCGGAGCACATGCGCGACATCCCGCGCGAGACGCCGTGGGGAACGATGAGCTACCTCGACTACCGTCGCCGTGTCGAGTTCGATCGCGATCAGTACATCGAGATCTCCGACCACGCCATCCTGCGAGGACTGGAGTGGTTCGCCTCGCCATGGGATGTGCCGAGCGTGGCGTTCCTGGAAGACCTGGGCGTCGGTGCGCACAAGGTCGCCTCCGCGTGCCTGACCGACCGCGCGCTGCTGAGCGCCCTCTGCGACACCGGCAAGCCGGTCATCCTCTCCACCGGCATGTCGACGATGGCGCAGATCAGCGCGGCCGTCGACGTTCTCGGCACCGATGACCTCGTGCTGCTGCACGCCACCTCCACCTACCCGATGGAGCCCGAGGAGGCCAACCTGCGCATGATCCCCGCGCTGCGCGACCGCTTCCCCGGAGTGCCCGTGGGGTACTCCGGCCACGAACGCGGCCTCCAGGTCTCGCTCGCCGCGGTCGCTCTGGGCGCGGTCGCCGTCGAACGCCACATCACGCTCGATCGCACGATGTGGGGCTCCGACCATGCCGCCTCCCTCGAACCCGCCGGCCTGCAGCACCTCGTGCGCGACATCCGGATTATCGAGGCAGCTCTGGGAGACGGCGTCAAGCGCGTGTACGACAGTGAGCGAGGCCCCCTGGCCAAGCTCCGCCGCGTCCCGACGTGA
- a CDS encoding methionine/alanine import family NSS transporter small subunit — MTGLAITFLILSIVIVWGGLAVSILFLRSRPEPSEYPPGGTDDHREDIGPAERDT; from the coding sequence ATGACCGGTCTCGCCATCACATTCCTGATCCTGTCGATCGTCATCGTCTGGGGAGGGCTGGCCGTCAGCATCCTCTTCCTTCGCTCGCGCCCCGAGCCCAGCGAGTACCCCCCGGGTGGGACGGATGATCACCGCGAAGACATCGGCCCGGCCGAACGCGACACCTGA
- a CDS encoding acylneuraminate cytidylyltransferase codes for MSDVVAIIPARGGSKGVPRKNLRRVGGIPLIGRAIQAARRCDLIDRVCVSTDDDEIAAVAEEWGAEVIRRPADLSGDTASSESAILHALDDLEARDVNVGVVAFLQATSPFIDSEALAGAIRLVQQRRRDSVFSAIETYGFLWRKGTGDCAEAINHRAEHRPRRQDREPHYLETGAFYVMRARGFRTVRHRFFGSIGIAAVPERTAIEIDSFAELELARALAPLIDAPEPLDVDAVVTDFDGVHTDDTVTVTESGVEAVRVSRSDGMGVARLRAAQIPVLILSTEENPVVSARGRKLRVEVVQGVGDKAGALRGWADAARIPLSRIAYLGNDVNDVPAMDIVGWPVAVGDADPVVLSAARVVLDRHGGDGAVRELAERVLRARRGPTSLPYLQENRTTP; via the coding sequence ATGAGCGACGTCGTCGCGATCATCCCCGCCCGGGGCGGGTCGAAGGGTGTTCCCCGCAAGAATCTGCGTCGCGTCGGCGGCATCCCGCTCATCGGACGCGCGATCCAGGCAGCCCGGCGCTGCGATCTCATCGACCGCGTCTGCGTCTCGACCGACGACGACGAGATCGCCGCCGTCGCGGAAGAGTGGGGAGCCGAGGTCATCCGGCGCCCCGCCGACCTCTCGGGCGACACCGCGAGCTCCGAGTCGGCGATCCTCCACGCCCTCGACGACCTCGAGGCGCGCGACGTCAACGTCGGCGTCGTGGCGTTCCTGCAGGCCACCTCGCCGTTCATCGACAGCGAAGCCCTCGCCGGCGCCATCCGCCTGGTGCAGCAGCGCCGCCGCGACAGCGTGTTCTCGGCGATCGAGACGTACGGCTTCCTCTGGCGCAAAGGCACCGGCGACTGCGCCGAGGCGATCAACCACCGCGCCGAGCACCGTCCGCGCCGGCAGGACCGCGAACCGCACTACCTCGAGACGGGCGCGTTCTACGTCATGCGAGCCCGGGGGTTCCGCACGGTCCGGCACCGCTTCTTCGGCAGCATCGGGATCGCCGCGGTGCCCGAGCGCACCGCGATCGAGATCGACTCCTTCGCCGAGCTCGAGCTCGCACGCGCCCTCGCTCCTCTCATCGACGCACCTGAACCCCTCGATGTCGATGCGGTCGTCACCGACTTCGACGGCGTGCACACCGACGACACCGTCACCGTCACCGAGTCCGGTGTGGAGGCGGTGCGCGTCAGCCGCTCCGACGGCATGGGCGTCGCGCGCCTGCGCGCCGCGCAGATCCCCGTTCTCATCCTCTCGACCGAAGAGAACCCGGTCGTCAGCGCCCGGGGGCGGAAACTCCGCGTCGAGGTCGTCCAGGGCGTCGGCGACAAGGCCGGGGCGCTCCGCGGCTGGGCCGATGCCGCACGCATCCCGCTGTCGCGGATCGCCTACCTCGGCAACGACGTCAACGACGTGCCGGCGATGGACATCGTGGGCTGGCCCGTCGCCGTCGGTGACGCCGACCCCGTCGTCCTGAGCGCCGCGCGCGTCGTCCTCGACCGACACGGCGGCGACGGCGCCGTGCGCGAGCTCGCCGAGCGTGTGCTCCGCGCCCGCCGCGGCCCGACATCCCTTCCCTACCTCCAGGAGAACAGGACCACCCCATGA
- a CDS encoding SDR family oxidoreductase — protein sequence MSRVLVFGGHGKVAMLLAPLLVSRGDEVTAVIRNPAHVEEVEGTGATPRVADIEQLDTEALAELVAGHDAIVWSAGAGGGDAARTYAVDRDAAIRSMDAAGRAGVERYVMVSWLGSKADHGVPEDDDFFPYADAKLAADDHLRGTELEWTVLGPGALLDEPGTGRITIDPDGRGAVPRADVAAAVAAALVEPATVRRTLRFGGGEQPIAEAFVAASDAR from the coding sequence ATGTCTCGGGTGCTGGTTTTCGGTGGACACGGCAAGGTCGCGATGCTCCTGGCGCCGCTGCTGGTCTCGCGGGGGGACGAGGTGACCGCGGTCATCCGGAATCCCGCCCACGTCGAGGAGGTCGAGGGCACGGGTGCGACGCCGCGCGTGGCCGACATCGAGCAGCTCGACACCGAGGCGCTCGCCGAGCTGGTGGCGGGCCACGACGCGATCGTCTGGTCGGCCGGTGCCGGCGGCGGCGACGCCGCGCGCACGTACGCGGTGGACCGCGATGCGGCGATCCGCTCGATGGACGCCGCGGGCCGGGCGGGTGTCGAACGATACGTGATGGTGTCGTGGCTGGGCTCCAAGGCCGATCACGGCGTGCCCGAAGACGACGACTTCTTCCCCTACGCCGATGCCAAGCTCGCCGCCGACGATCATCTGCGCGGCACCGAACTGGAGTGGACGGTGCTCGGACCGGGCGCACTCCTGGATGAACCCGGCACAGGACGGATCACCATCGATCCCGACGGCCGCGGTGCGGTACCGCGCGCCGACGTCGCCGCCGCCGTCGCGGCGGCGCTGGTCGAGCCCGCGACGGTCCGGCGGACGCTGCGCTTCGGCGGGGGAGAGCAGCCGATCGCCGAGGCCTTCGTCGCCGCATCCGACGCGCGATAG
- a CDS encoding MarR family winged helix-turn-helix transcriptional regulator has protein sequence MSGEARERDDDVDLLIDAWSRRLPDVDLTPLDVMSRLRRVALRLARLRAEAFFSAGLSVWEFDVLAALRRAEDPHELSPAQLIESTMIGSAAMTNRLEKLAARGLVERRPNPRDGRGVLVRLSPEGTERVDAAMTELVRREAEELAGLSREEQGLLTRLLGRLLV, from the coding sequence ATGAGCGGGGAGGCCCGGGAGAGGGATGACGACGTCGATCTGCTGATCGACGCGTGGTCCCGTCGGCTCCCCGACGTCGATCTCACTCCGCTTGATGTCATGTCGCGACTGAGGCGCGTCGCGCTGCGACTCGCCCGCCTGCGCGCCGAGGCCTTCTTCAGCGCAGGTCTGTCGGTATGGGAGTTCGATGTGCTGGCCGCTCTGCGTCGAGCGGAGGACCCTCACGAGCTGAGCCCTGCGCAGCTGATCGAATCCACCATGATCGGCAGCGCGGCGATGACCAACCGTCTGGAGAAGCTCGCCGCACGCGGCCTCGTCGAGCGGCGGCCGAACCCGCGCGACGGTCGCGGCGTGCTCGTGCGCCTGAGTCCCGAGGGCACCGAGCGCGTCGACGCCGCAATGACGGAGCTCGTCCGCCGGGAGGCCGAGGAGCTCGCGGGGCTGTCGCGCGAGGAGCAGGGCCTGCTGACCCGTCTCCTGGGCCGGCTCCTGGTCTGA
- a CDS encoding DUF6716 putative glycosyltransferase, with protein sequence MTGAAAGILPPRRIRVVGIADTDSYVKWAAALVGSAPATWDRSMRILDTPLAVSDDQLRAALTTSGLSVDAVARLTLAQLEESVADDPPDVVIIGARGPLARVLVRLFATLPGRPVVVTGLPGISVPATRKALFYRQGADLFVVHSRRERTEFAALSATTGLPHRFALATLPFAAAAARAGGQGRAPEATDIVFAAQAIVPSDREDRVRLAGMLRSLASADSSRRVVVKLRAAAGEHQTHLERDAFPELLRSLGESPENLVLSTAPMQAALDQAAGLVTVSSTAAIEAIARGIPVLALDTFGVSPALINVVFEGSGLLGGEDDLLAGRFRLPAASWLRENYLHDPAEDDWIPAVERMVGFRRQGLLAHPALPTGRGGRLRLAWERKSVFGEMDRSPAGRWALAVGVPARTVVRTARRVRTRLQVSRSAGPMSSR encoded by the coding sequence GTGACAGGCGCGGCCGCCGGCATACTGCCGCCGCGGAGGATCCGGGTCGTCGGTATCGCCGACACCGACTCGTACGTGAAGTGGGCGGCGGCGCTTGTGGGAAGCGCTCCGGCCACCTGGGACCGCTCGATGCGGATCCTCGATACGCCGCTGGCGGTATCGGACGACCAGCTGCGCGCGGCTTTGACCACGAGCGGCCTGTCCGTCGACGCCGTCGCGCGGCTGACGCTCGCGCAGCTGGAGGAGAGCGTCGCCGACGATCCGCCGGATGTGGTGATCATCGGCGCGCGCGGCCCGTTGGCCCGCGTTCTCGTGCGTCTGTTCGCCACCCTTCCGGGGCGACCGGTCGTGGTGACGGGGCTTCCCGGCATCTCCGTCCCGGCCACCAGGAAAGCTCTGTTCTACCGGCAGGGAGCCGATCTCTTCGTCGTGCACTCCCGGCGCGAGCGGACGGAGTTCGCAGCGCTGTCGGCGACCACCGGTCTGCCCCACCGCTTCGCCCTGGCCACCCTGCCCTTCGCTGCCGCGGCCGCGCGGGCGGGCGGTCAGGGGCGTGCCCCCGAGGCGACCGACATCGTCTTCGCCGCCCAGGCCATCGTGCCGAGTGACCGGGAAGATCGCGTGAGGTTGGCCGGGATGCTCCGGAGCCTCGCATCGGCGGACAGCTCACGGCGCGTCGTGGTCAAGCTTCGCGCCGCAGCGGGGGAGCACCAGACCCACCTCGAGCGCGACGCGTTTCCCGAGCTCCTGCGCTCCCTCGGTGAGTCGCCGGAGAACCTCGTCCTGTCGACGGCGCCGATGCAGGCGGCCCTCGATCAAGCCGCCGGACTGGTCACGGTCAGCTCGACCGCGGCGATCGAGGCCATCGCCCGCGGCATCCCGGTTCTGGCGCTCGATACATTCGGCGTCTCGCCCGCGCTCATCAACGTGGTCTTCGAGGGCAGCGGCCTCCTCGGGGGCGAGGACGACCTGCTCGCGGGTCGATTCCGGCTCCCGGCGGCGTCGTGGTTGCGGGAGAACTACCTGCACGACCCGGCAGAGGATGACTGGATCCCGGCCGTCGAGCGGATGGTCGGGTTCCGGCGACAGGGGCTGCTGGCTCACCCCGCGCTCCCCACGGGACGCGGAGGGCGCCTGCGTCTGGCCTGGGAGCGGAAGTCCGTGTTCGGGGAGATGGACCGTTCACCGGCCGGGCGATGGGCGCTCGCGGTCGGGGTGCCCGCGCGAACCGTCGTGCGGACGGCGCGGCGCGTCCGCACCCGGCTTCAGGTGTCGCGTTCGGCCGGGCCGATGTCTTCGCGGTGA
- a CDS encoding FUSC family protein → MRLTSAIRAPRRAPVLQVAKSAIATVAAWLVAGWLIQGPPPVFAAIAALLVVQPSLNQSFAKAIERSVGVIVGVAIASGLGMVFGDATWVVLVAIIVALIVAWAARVTAGTANQVAISAVLVLALGATTPDYAVDRILETIIGALIGMVVHIVMVPPVAVAPAHEAVDRVGEELARSLERLADALTAQQTRPQIEELMLTVRLLRPMVVDADEAIATARDSLSLNPRARRYRRELGEVEQLLALFGPIVTQTIGMTRAVYDHYDATLATEPAVLAIADQLRRAAHDIRLDLRRAPRSGDAEPTATTTIPALTAPLRLTAPSATNWIVVGSLMEDLRRIHDQLSEGNP, encoded by the coding sequence ATGCGACTGACCTCGGCGATCCGCGCGCCGCGTCGCGCGCCTGTGCTGCAGGTGGCCAAATCGGCGATCGCGACCGTGGCTGCCTGGCTCGTCGCCGGCTGGCTGATCCAGGGTCCTCCCCCGGTGTTCGCCGCGATCGCCGCGCTTCTCGTGGTGCAGCCGAGCCTCAACCAGTCGTTCGCGAAGGCGATCGAACGCAGCGTCGGGGTCATCGTGGGTGTGGCCATCGCCTCGGGGCTCGGGATGGTGTTCGGCGATGCCACCTGGGTGGTCCTGGTCGCGATCATCGTCGCCCTGATCGTGGCCTGGGCGGCTCGCGTGACGGCGGGAACGGCGAACCAGGTCGCCATCAGCGCGGTGCTCGTGCTCGCCCTGGGCGCCACCACCCCTGATTACGCCGTCGACCGCATCCTCGAGACCATCATCGGCGCCCTCATCGGAATGGTGGTCCACATCGTGATGGTGCCGCCGGTCGCCGTGGCTCCTGCACACGAAGCCGTCGACCGGGTCGGGGAGGAACTCGCCCGATCCCTCGAACGCCTCGCCGATGCTCTCACCGCGCAGCAGACGCGTCCGCAGATCGAAGAGCTCATGCTCACCGTCCGGCTGCTGCGGCCGATGGTGGTCGACGCCGACGAGGCCATCGCGACGGCGCGCGACTCGCTCTCGCTCAATCCGCGGGCCCGGCGGTATCGACGCGAGCTCGGCGAGGTCGAGCAGCTCCTCGCCCTCTTCGGTCCCATCGTGACCCAGACGATCGGGATGACGCGTGCTGTCTACGACCACTACGACGCCACTCTCGCCACCGAGCCCGCTGTCCTCGCGATCGCCGATCAGCTGCGTCGCGCGGCGCACGACATCCGCCTGGATCTGCGCCGCGCCCCCCGGTCGGGTGACGCGGAGCCGACGGCGACGACGACGATCCCGGCGCTGACCGCACCCCTGCGGCTGACCGCGCCGTCGGCGACGAACTGGATCGTCGTGGGTTCGTTGATGGAAGACCTGCGCCGCATCCACGATCAGCTCAGCGAGGGGAATCCGTGA